From Corvus cornix cornix isolate S_Up_H32 chromosome 15, ASM73873v5, whole genome shotgun sequence, one genomic window encodes:
- the P2RX4 gene encoding P2X purinoceptor 4 isoform X2 codes for MALCGAFHSFLFEYDTPRIVLIRSRKVGLVNRGVQLGILAYVIGWVFLWEKGYQETDSVVSSVTTKVKGVTLTNTSTLGTRIWDVADYVIPPQGENTVFVMTNVILTLNQSQGHCPELPDDQTECTVNNSCVPGYVSTHSSGIQTGKCIPYNSSINTCEVFAWCPLEDDSHIPKPAFLREAENFTLLVKNNIWYRKFNFSKRNILPTINSTYLKNCIYDAQTDPFCPIFRLGKIVEAAGQDFQEMAVEGGVMALQINWDCNLDRAASHCVPKYSFRRLDNKDSAHTVSPGYNFSQPRGGVSLISLICSRSFSLLIACG; via the exons ATGGCGTTGTGCGGGGCTTTCCACAGCTTCCTCTTCGAGTACGACACCCCGCGCATCGTGCTGATCCGAAGCCGCAAAGTGGGGCTCGTAAACCGCGGGGTGCAGCTCGGCATCCTCGCCTATGTGATCGG GTGggtttttctgtgggaaaagggCTACCAGGAAACAGACTCCGTGGTCAGTTCTGTAACCACAAAGGTGAAAGGAGTAACACTGACAAACACATCCACCTTGGGAACCAGGATCTGGGATGTAGCTGACTATGTCATCCCTCCCCAG GGTGAGAACACCGTGTTTGTCATGACCAATGTGATACTCACACTGAACCAGAGCCAAGGCCACTGCCCAGAG ctcccagaCGATCAAACAGAGTGCACGGTGAACAACAGCTGTGTTCCAGGATACGTCAGCACCCACAGCAGTG GCATCCAGACTGGGAAGTGTATTCCATACAACAGCAGCATTAACACCTGTGAAGTCTTTGCATGGTGCCCCTTGGAGGATGACAGTCACATACCCAA GCCAGCGTTCCTGCGAGAAGCTGAGAACTTCACCCTTCTGGTGAAGAACAACATTTGGTACCGCAAGTTCAACTTCAGCAA GCGAAACATCCTCCCCACTATCAACTCCACCTACCTCAAGAACTGCATCTACGATGCCCAGACAGATCCCTTCTGCCCTATCTTCCGTTTAGGGAAAATAGTTGAAGCTGCAGGGCAGGACTTCCAGGAAATGGCTGTGGAG GGTGGAGTCATGGCACTGCAGATCAACTGGGACTGCAACCTGGACAGAGCCGCTTCCCACTGTGTGCCAAAATATTCCTTCCGGCGCCTCGACAACAAGGATTCTGCCCACACCGTCTCACCTGGCTACAACTTCAG TCAACCACGTGGTGGAGTAAGTCTGATCTCACTTATTTGTTCTCGTTCCTTTTCCCTGTTGATTGCCTGCGGGTGA
- the P2RX4 gene encoding P2X purinoceptor 4 isoform X3 has product MALCGAFHSFLFEYDTPRIVLIRSRKVGLVNRGVQLGILAYVIGWVFLWEKGYQETDSVVSSVTTKVKGVTLTNTSTLGTRIWDVADYVIPPQGENTVFVMTNVILTLNQSQGHCPELPDDQTECTVNNSCVPGYVSTHSSGIQTGKCIPYNSSINTCEVFAWCPLEDDSHIPKPAFLREAENFTLLVKNNIWYRKFNFSKRNILPTINSTYLKNCIYDAQTDPFCPIFRLGKIVEAAGQDFQEMAVEGGVMALQINWDCNLDRAASHCVPKYSFRRLDNKDSAHTVSPGYNFRPWYSPLPILPLLFHPLLCFLLA; this is encoded by the exons ATGGCGTTGTGCGGGGCTTTCCACAGCTTCCTCTTCGAGTACGACACCCCGCGCATCGTGCTGATCCGAAGCCGCAAAGTGGGGCTCGTAAACCGCGGGGTGCAGCTCGGCATCCTCGCCTATGTGATCGG GTGggtttttctgtgggaaaagggCTACCAGGAAACAGACTCCGTGGTCAGTTCTGTAACCACAAAGGTGAAAGGAGTAACACTGACAAACACATCCACCTTGGGAACCAGGATCTGGGATGTAGCTGACTATGTCATCCCTCCCCAG GGTGAGAACACCGTGTTTGTCATGACCAATGTGATACTCACACTGAACCAGAGCCAAGGCCACTGCCCAGAG ctcccagaCGATCAAACAGAGTGCACGGTGAACAACAGCTGTGTTCCAGGATACGTCAGCACCCACAGCAGTG GCATCCAGACTGGGAAGTGTATTCCATACAACAGCAGCATTAACACCTGTGAAGTCTTTGCATGGTGCCCCTTGGAGGATGACAGTCACATACCCAA GCCAGCGTTCCTGCGAGAAGCTGAGAACTTCACCCTTCTGGTGAAGAACAACATTTGGTACCGCAAGTTCAACTTCAGCAA GCGAAACATCCTCCCCACTATCAACTCCACCTACCTCAAGAACTGCATCTACGATGCCCAGACAGATCCCTTCTGCCCTATCTTCCGTTTAGGGAAAATAGTTGAAGCTGCAGGGCAGGACTTCCAGGAAATGGCTGTGGAG GGTGGAGTCATGGCACTGCAGATCAACTGGGACTGCAACCTGGACAGAGCCGCTTCCCACTGTGTGCCAAAATATTCCTTCCGGCGCCTCGACAACAAGGATTCTGCCCACACCGTCTCACCTGGCTACAACTTCAG ACCGTGGTACAGCCCCTTACCaatccttcctcttctcttccaccctcttctctgcttcctcctggctTAG
- the P2RX4 gene encoding P2X purinoceptor 4 isoform X1 has translation MALCGAFHSFLFEYDTPRIVLIRSRKVGLVNRGVQLGILAYVIGWVFLWEKGYQETDSVVSSVTTKVKGVTLTNTSTLGTRIWDVADYVIPPQGENTVFVMTNVILTLNQSQGHCPELPDDQTECTVNNSCVPGYVSTHSSGIQTGKCIPYNSSINTCEVFAWCPLEDDSHIPKPAFLREAENFTLLVKNNIWYRKFNFSKRNILPTINSTYLKNCIYDAQTDPFCPIFRLGKIVEAAGQDFQEMAVEGGVMALQINWDCNLDRAASHCVPKYSFRRLDNKDSAHTVSPGYNFRFAKYYKNSDGTESRTLVKAYGIRFDIIVFGKAGKFDVIPTMINIGSGLALFGVATVLCDIVVLYCMKKRYYYREKKYKYVEDHELGVGETYGTNS, from the exons ATGGCGTTGTGCGGGGCTTTCCACAGCTTCCTCTTCGAGTACGACACCCCGCGCATCGTGCTGATCCGAAGCCGCAAAGTGGGGCTCGTAAACCGCGGGGTGCAGCTCGGCATCCTCGCCTATGTGATCGG GTGggtttttctgtgggaaaagggCTACCAGGAAACAGACTCCGTGGTCAGTTCTGTAACCACAAAGGTGAAAGGAGTAACACTGACAAACACATCCACCTTGGGAACCAGGATCTGGGATGTAGCTGACTATGTCATCCCTCCCCAG GGTGAGAACACCGTGTTTGTCATGACCAATGTGATACTCACACTGAACCAGAGCCAAGGCCACTGCCCAGAG ctcccagaCGATCAAACAGAGTGCACGGTGAACAACAGCTGTGTTCCAGGATACGTCAGCACCCACAGCAGTG GCATCCAGACTGGGAAGTGTATTCCATACAACAGCAGCATTAACACCTGTGAAGTCTTTGCATGGTGCCCCTTGGAGGATGACAGTCACATACCCAA GCCAGCGTTCCTGCGAGAAGCTGAGAACTTCACCCTTCTGGTGAAGAACAACATTTGGTACCGCAAGTTCAACTTCAGCAA GCGAAACATCCTCCCCACTATCAACTCCACCTACCTCAAGAACTGCATCTACGATGCCCAGACAGATCCCTTCTGCCCTATCTTCCGTTTAGGGAAAATAGTTGAAGCTGCAGGGCAGGACTTCCAGGAAATGGCTGTGGAG GGTGGAGTCATGGCACTGCAGATCAACTGGGACTGCAACCTGGACAGAGCCGCTTCCCACTGTGTGCCAAAATATTCCTTCCGGCGCCTCGACAACAAGGATTCTGCCCACACCGTCTCACCTGGCTACAACTTCAG GTTTGCAAAATACTACAAGAATAGTGATGGCACTGAATCACGGACACTTGTCAAAGCTTATGGCATCCGCTTTGATATCATAGTGTTTGGAAAG GCAGGAAAATTTGATGTAATTCCTACCATGATTAACATCGGCTCTGGCTTAGCACTGTTTGGTGTG GCAACAGTGCTGTGTGACATTGTTGTTCTGTATTGCATGAAGAAGAGATACTACTATCGggagaagaaatacaaatatgtGGAGGATCATGAACTG GGAGTTGGTGAGACATACGGAACAAACTCCTGA